The window CACTGGCAATTGGATGAGAAGAGTGCTCTTCTGCTGAAGCCGCAAATCGAATAACTTCGCGATCTGTGTATCCATTGAAAGCATATACTTGCTTAATAGTCGGTTCTCCCTCAGTGATTGTTCCCGTCTTATCAAAGATAACAGTATCAATGTTGGACAAACGCTCAATGTATTGTCCACCTTTTACTAAGATCCCTTGTTTCGCCGCTTTTCCTATTGAGGCAGATATCGCCGTAGCTGTCGATAACTTCAACCCGCACGCATAATCAATAAACAGCATGTTCATGACTCGGTTCCAGTCTCTCGTAATGAAGTAGACAATCCCAGCCATCGCAAAGGATACAGGTACAAGAGATTGAGACATCTTGTCTGCAAACGATTGAATTGGCGCCTGCTTACTTTGGGCTTCTTCGATTAACTTAATTATGCGAGTAATTGCTGTTCCATCACCCACATGCTTTACTTTAATACGAATTTGCCCTGCCTTGAGAATACTGCCCGCATAGACATAGCTTCCTTCTGCAACCTCTTTCGGGATAAATTCTCCTGTCATCGACGATTCATCGACAGAGCCCATACCACCGACAATAGTTCCATCGACAGAAATTTTCTCGCCTATGAAAACGGCGATTGTATCCCCAGGCTGAACTGTTTCAATTGGTACTTTAAGCTCCTTACCATATTCGTCTACACGCCATACAAAAGGAACGTCAACCTTCAACATATTCGTGATATGGTTTCTTGTCCGATTGGCTGTATACTCTGTTAGTAATTCTCCTACGCTGGAAAGTATCACAATCGTTAATGCCGAACTTGGTCTTCCTTTTATAGCCGCTGCTAATACTGCTGACGCCGTTAATGTATCGGCAGTTATACGCTTATCCACGAACAACGATTTGAAACCATTTTTAATGATATCTCCAGCTGCGTATAGCATTGCTAAAGTAGCCGGATGAGCTAATCTAGATAAACCCGGTTGCATTGACGTCGGAAAAAAATATCTTTCGATTACAAAAGCACCCACAGCAATCCCTATGCGTGATATTTCTTTCTTGATAGCTGCACTTGTCTCTGCGCTTTGATTCGTAGATTCGCTTACTAATTTCCGCTTTTGATCCTTCCAGAACAATTTAACAACATGCTGCACGTCGATAAACAACTGCTTGATAGCAACTTTTGAATCAAAATATACAAGCAGAGAATTCGTTTCTTGTGTAAAACGAATCGATCGTATGTATGGTATCTTTTCAACAAAACGCTCTAACTCTATTGATGATGCAACTGGGAAAAGCACTTTAAATCGCACTCTGCCTGGCAACACATGATGAACTGCTAGTTGAGCCACTTACTCCGTGCCTCCTCTCCTTTAATCATTCTATAAGCCCATAACAGGTTTCTGTAACCTGCACCCGGGTTGTTGCCCCTTATGCTAACAACGCTTGAAACGATTAGGGTAATCACTATAATAGACGCGATATCAGAAATGCCTAATGTTTTACTCTTAATAAAATGATCGACATGATTAATTGTCTTACGCATAACCTTCATTACATCTGCTTCTTTGGCCTTGAACCCTTTCACTGATCCTACGACTGCACTATCCATTAAGCTGTTAAATTGTTCTTGTGTAATGTGCGGTTGATGGAATTCTAATAGCAGACTACCCGTAATATGTGATGCTGTTACTTTCATTACAAGCGGATGTTTTCCAAAAGTTTCGACTAACTTGTCCGCCACTTGCTTATTCTTCCAAGTAGGGCTTTGAAGTCTTAATCTCCCAGGGGAGGCATGAACGACATTCACCTTAATATTTGAGAAGTTCGATAAAGCATTAGTTCCTACAGCTGTTAATAAGGTACCACATAGCATTTGAAACATTTACTCACCTCGTTTCTATATTTAAGAATTAATAATTTGTTCAGCACGTGTTAACCATTTCTCTATGATTTGTATCTCTTGAAGTAGGGATTTATCGAAGAGGATTAATAAACTTCCGGTTTCAGGCGTATATTGAGCGGATTCGATTTTCGGTTCCTTTTCTAATTCTTGAAGGAATTGATAAATTCTATCTTCTTTATCTTGCCAACCTGTGCATTTTAAGCGTAACCTTCCAGGGATTAAGTGTGCTATGTCTATGTTATTTCGAGAAAGGATTTTGCGTATACGATTTGCAAGTATTACGTTATTGATTAAAAACATTCACTTCCCCCTTATCTGTTTATGTCATATCTTAGCATAACAAATATTATATTCCAAACGATTTGCATACAGTCGATAGGTACTCGCTACTATTGCGACATGTTCAACATAAGAATAATCGTACTCATCAATAATGATAATCAGTATTTCTTATAAATTGATTATAGCATCTACGTAATGTTTTGCACAGCTTTTCTGGAAATAAAAGAGCCGTATTATTGGACTTATAGAAAAAAGCCGAGTAGAGGTAGAAAATACTATCTCTTACTCAACTTTTCCATTTCATTTCTCTTATTTTTCTACTTCATAAGGCCAAGCAAGCATGCCGCCTTCAACATTTGTTACCTGTTTAAAACCGTTTTTTACTAATATTTCACTAGCTGTCACACTTCGTTTTCCTGATCTACAAATGACTAAATACTTCGTGTCCTTATTTAGTTCATCTAAGCGACTCTCCAATTCCTCAACTGGAATATTAACCGTTCCAGGAACATGACCTTCTGCATATTCTTCAACAGTTCTTACGTCAAGCATAACGTGTTCACCATCTGCACTTAATGTATTCGCTTGATGTACGTCGATGTTTTTATAACCAGCACCACACGCTACAAGTGAAAGCGTGACCAAAGCAACTATAAATAATAGGGAATATCTGTTCACCTTAACCCACCTCTATATCTATATAATTTATCTCAGCGGCGTTTACTAATACTCCCACTTCTTTAAGCGGGAGATAAGTGCCGCCAAGCTTCGAAATAAGTGCAACTAGAGTTCAGGTGGAGTAAAACTCCATCTGAACTAAGTTTTCTTTATCTCTTATTAGAACCTTATCTTATATTAAACATAATGCGACCTTTAACAGACTTGATGAGGTTCAACTATTCTATTATACCTGATTCCATGCTTCCAGACCACCTTTTACGCTATAAAACTCCGAGAAGCCTTGCTGTATAAATATATCGCAAGCTTTGGAACTGCGGTTTCCACTACGACAAATGACGATATATTTTTTGTTCTTATCTAATTCAAGAATTCTGCTTTTCAATTCATCAATTGGTATCAAAATTGCACCTTCAATATGATCATCCTGATATTCCACAGGTGTTCTCACGTCAATTAATGTGTATCCTTGATTCTTCCAAAGGTCTTTCGCCCTTATTGCTTCTATAGATGTATGTACCTCAATGTTCTGATCTTCCAATTAAAACCCTCCTTATCCTCTTCAATCTCTTCTATTATTACCGAATCCAGAAAGTCCTATAAACTATAATTTATATATAGAGAAATCTAGTATTCGTTGCACCTATACTATCTACAATAAACCTATTTACTTTTGGCGGCGCAAAACAGCACATAAGTTGAAATCAGGAATTTGCAATAAATTAGATACTGCAAAAAGACCTTTGAAAGATAACTC of the Desulfuribacillus stibiiarsenatis genome contains:
- a CDS encoding heavy metal translocating P-type ATPase, encoding MAQLAVHHVLPGRVRFKVLFPVASSIELERFVEKIPYIRSIRFTQETNSLLVYFDSKVAIKQLFIDVQHVVKLFWKDQKRKLVSESTNQSAETSAAIKKEISRIGIAVGAFVIERYFFPTSMQPGLSRLAHPATLAMLYAAGDIIKNGFKSLFVDKRITADTLTASAVLAAAIKGRPSSALTIVILSSVGELLTEYTANRTRNHITNMLKVDVPFVWRVDEYGKELKVPIETVQPGDTIAVFIGEKISVDGTIVGGMGSVDESSMTGEFIPKEVAEGSYVYAGSILKAGQIRIKVKHVGDGTAITRIIKLIEEAQSKQAPIQSFADKMSQSLVPVSFAMAGIVYFITRDWNRVMNMLFIDYACGLKLSTATAISASIGKAAKQGILVKGGQYIERLSNIDTVIFDKTGTITEGEPTIKQVYAFNGYTDREVIRFAASAEEHSSHPIASAIVNQAKIWNEEIPNHGEVETIVGRGIRSEIQGREILIGSDSFMTESGIDMSVLHSEQGADVRQKEDNLVFVGCDKKLMGVISIYDPVRFGMKRTINQLRRQGIDEIVLLTGDKKHNAQKISSNLFLDNYFAEALPEDKANIVKKYHHKGNTVMMVGDGINDAPALAYADIGVTLGGKRTDIAVEACDVIITGDDPLTLPTVIRLAQKTMNVIHQNFLATIVINSFAMLLGAAGTITPVVAAVIHNAATIGVVLNSSKILVTET
- a CDS encoding HMA2 domain-containing protein, which gives rise to MFQMLCGTLLTAVGTNALSNFSNIKVNVVHASPGRLRLQSPTWKNKQVADKLVETFGKHPLVMKVTASHITGSLLLEFHQPHITQEQFNSLMDSAVVGSVKGFKAKEADVMKVMRKTINHVDHFIKSKTLGISDIASIIVITLIVSSVVSIRGNNPGAGYRNLLWAYRMIKGEEARSKWLN
- a CDS encoding HMA2 domain-containing protein, whose translation is MFLINNVILANRIRKILSRNNIDIAHLIPGRLRLKCTGWQDKEDRIYQFLQELEKEPKIESAQYTPETGSLLILFDKSLLQEIQIIEKWLTRAEQIINS
- a CDS encoding rhodanese-like domain-containing protein → MNRYSLLFIVALVTLSLVACGAGYKNIDVHQANTLSADGEHVMLDVRTVEEYAEGHVPGTVNIPVEELESRLDELNKDTKYLVICRSGKRSVTASEILVKNGFKQVTNVEGGMLAWPYEVEK
- a CDS encoding rhodanese-like domain-containing protein, producing the protein MEDQNIEVHTSIEAIRAKDLWKNQGYTLIDVRTPVEYQDDHIEGAILIPIDELKSRILELDKNKKYIVICRSGNRSSKACDIFIQQGFSEFYSVKGGLEAWNQV